From the genome of Vitis riparia cultivar Riparia Gloire de Montpellier isolate 1030 chromosome 2, EGFV_Vit.rip_1.0, whole genome shotgun sequence:
TAGTAGGTtgatcaatttcattttatgtttCATTTCGGCTATCCGGACCATTTGATTTCAGCCCAAATACATTGCCCTAATTTATCTCGCCATTTCAGTTTACCATATATTGTGCCCTGATCCATCCCCACCGGCGGTGCCCTCTGTATTGGTTATATTTAttggttatattttttctatttttttccctttgcaTTAGTGCAGACATATTTTTCCTCCGTTGgttgaaataaaatcttttagcATTATAGTGACTTCATCGTGTGGTAGTCTAGTTAAGTACGATAGTTCGTATGTTAACTTTCTTCGATAAAACCCAAGTTATGGTGACCCTATAGTATGAGATATTGTGGGCTACTTAGTATGTGTAGATAGATTATCATTTCCAACTTCATGAAATCTGTAGCTAACATGAATACAAGTgacaaataaagaaacaaatcagTTGAATTGATTCAAAACACTAACCACATAGCCATCATATGTACATTTATGAATGTCAAAAGTAACTGTTATGTTCCCATTGGGATCCAGAGGGTGATAGTAGTATgcaaaaatagagaaagagtcaaccaatttgtgaaaaaaataataataagtgaagtaacaaaaggaaaagtatatgtataaatgatttattatatacttgACATGGCGACTAATAATAACGTCAACTTCAAAGCCAAAGGCGACATGGGAGAGAAGATCAACCCCATTTTCTATACTATGCATAATTGATTGTTctataatatgaaatttctGCTATATTTGTATAGGTTGATGGACGCAACTAATATGATATATTGTTACATTTTTGTGGGAGGCaaacttgtccaaaaaaatgatgggtAATGGGAATACGTGGGTGGAAGAAGCAAAAGGTATTCACATATATAAAGGAATGCCATTTGAAGAATTCACCAAAAAAATCTTAGAGAAATTCGACATCTCGTTTGATGCGATGAAGATGCACTACACCCTCAAGTTCAACCCCAGAGTcatccaagatttagaagatgagGATGACTTGGATAAGGTGGTTTCCCACAGTGATGACTTTGCAAATGTATACCTAGTAGACTTACCCTGTGTGGAAGCCATTGAACCAAATATACCGAATACAGAATTGGCAATTGGGTAATGGACGTTAACATGAATGTCTCTTTTAAATATAGTGAATATCACTTTTACGCATCACGTAGTTTGATTATGTTAATGTATGTAAATGCAGAGGTCCACCTGCGCCGTTTCCTTCCTCTAATGCATCATGCGATGCAATTCTTAATACTATAATGCTATCAAGAGGTTTTGTGTCGCGTTGTGCAGATAGTGAGTACACCCCTTTGAAATCGATTCGTTTTCGTGAGGCAATATTAGGGTCCggacatacatttaaaaatgcaGAGGAGTTTCGCAACGCAATTTACCAGATGTCATTAGGTGGAAGGTTTGAAtacaagtacaagaaaaattcTCCTACGCATATGTCTGTAAAGTGTTTGGTTGAGGGTTGTCCTTGGAAGATAACAGCTCACGCTGTCGAGGGAAATGTCATCTTGCGAGTTCATACTTACCAAgtgaatcataatcatatagctCAGGATGAGTGTTCATCTAAAGTCAAGGTTTCTTCAAAGAGAGGCGCGGTTGTTGTTGAAGATGTGTTTAGAACCACTCGAGACTATCTTCCCCGTCAAATTTGTAAGGATTTTGAACATGATCATGgagttcaattgacatataacCAAACATTGCACCTTaaagaaaaggcaaaaaagCGCATATATGGAGCTCCACGTGAGTCCTACACGTTTGTCCCTTGGTTATGCCATAGGCTAAGGGAAATCAACCCCGACACAATTGCGGAGTACACTTCCGACGAAAGTCACTTCATGCAATTGTTCATTGCCtatgcattttcaattcaagggttcATCAAGGGGTGTCGACCAGTATTGGCTATTGATTCTTGCCATCTAAGCGGACCATACAAGGGAGCTTTTTTGTCCGTCATTGCATATGATGCAGATGATGGAATGTTCCCTCTTGCCCTTGGTGTGGTCAGTTCAGAAAATTATGAGGATTGGTGCTGGTTTTTGGAGAAATTAAAGGGGGTCTTAGATGGTAAAAAAGTTGTTATTATATCTGATAGACATTAAGGAATCTTGCGTAGTGTTTCCGAGTTGTTCGGGATAAGAAATCATGCATATTGTTATCGACATGTTAAGGAAAACTTTTCTAGCTTCTTGAATAAGCAAAACATtagaggaaagaaaaggaaagaagatgCTTTGTTACTTTTAGACAGCATTGCATATGCTAGGTTAGAGATAGACTACAACGAggcatttgaaaaacttgtgcgCTTCAATGACAACCTCGGTAAATGGGTTGCAGAAAACAATCCGGAACATTAGGCAATAtcaaagtttctaaaaaaacgATGGGATAAAATGACAAGTAACATTGCAGAGTCCTTCAATGCGTGGTTAAGAGATGAGTGTCACCAAACAATTTATACGTTATTGTTAATGCACATGGATAAGCTTGTAGCCATGTTGGACACCCATATGCGTGGTACAGAAAAGTGGAAGAGCGTGGTTGGACCAAAAACTGAAGAGAAGCTAATGTCAAATATCATGAGGTCTGGTTCGATTAGTGTGTTGCCATATTTAGGGGGGATGTTTAAGGTGTTTACTGGGGAGGTTTATTTGGTTGTCAATATCAATCAACGTACGTGTGCTTGCATGACATGGCAAATGTCCGGCTTGCCGTGTTCACACGTATGTGCTGTCATCCGCACACTCAGACACGACGTGTATGACTATATTGACCCATGTTTTAATGTCTCCACCCAACATTTGATTTACTCTGGTTAGTTTCAACCATTACCAACACACAATATGTCAAAAGTTTGTAAGGATGGGAGTTTGCAAGATTGCGCCGACAACTTCTTTTCTACTCTCCAACCCCCTCATGTCAAATGTCCTCCAGGAAGACCTTGCCAAAGACGCATTGAGTTACAGTTTACTCATAAGAGAGCAATTAATTGCTCTCGATGCAATGGCATAGGTCACAACCGCTCTAAATGTAATAATTCGATGTCGTGACATGTGGCTTGTTTGTGCTTGTACGATTCTCATACTTTGTATCAGCCCATACATTCTATTGTAGGGTATACAGTACGGTATTGTTGTTTTTCGTTCCTATGTATTGGGTTGGCTATAGGCACGATGCACTATCTtgttattttcatgatttatagTTGCTTTGCTTAACCTACTTAATTAAAAATGCAATTTGAATGTGGTTTCTTTAAAGTTGTTATTTAATTCCATCAGTGTGTCTACATTATCAAGCATTTGTGGTTCCACCTACTAAAAAATGTCTTTCCATTTGTCTTCAATGAGATATACTCGTTTCACACTTTGTAAGCATTGTAGTTATTATCTTGTAATTCATATGATCTGTTGGCAGTAACATAGTACTTCATTCACATGTTTGCACCCAAACTGTTAGCGCTTTCCtctaatggttttttttttaatttattttatttatttttaccttataCACCTGAATATGGTATAGCCTGACGAAATTTATCCAACTGATTAATGGTACGATAGTGAAATGACCTTTCCCTTTATTATTAGTCTCTCCATCTCATCGATCACTACTATAGCACCATTTGGAAGTCACCGGTTATTCTAAGGTTCAAACCTCCAACAATAAATTCATTCTTCAATGGCCACTATGGAGGTATTGCATTATTTCTTcgttataatttttcattactTATTTTGGATACTTGATATTTTAACCTACTTAACACAATTACTTGTTATGGGTCTTACATATTCATTATCAGATAAACATCGAGTTGTAAATTATTCATCcacattattttgtttgttagtTCATTCAATTGTATTTCCTTTTGCACCACGATTATGTATTCATATtgtctttgttatttttatgttgattaCTAAAATGCATCTATAAGATACTAATTATGTCCTTTACTTTTAATGCAGCCCACAAGATTGTTTACACGTTGTTCATCTTCGAGATTCTTAAAACTATGCAACAGGCTGCCAGTTGATAAATTGGAAGTTGTTCGAGACCTTCAGTTTGGAGGTCTTCTCAACTTAAATTGCAAGGAGATACGACATAATATATGTCTATGGTTGATTGACCATTTTAACGTTGGCTTCAGACGCATAGACATATCATCCGACAAAAGCTATGATCTGACTGTTGTAGATGTTGGCCTTGTATTTGGCCTCCCGACAAGCGGACGGATTCTACAAATTGCATCAACCCCGTCTGAGCATCCATTCGGTACACTCAACACTTGTGAGGAGAGACTCCTCAACTTACTTGTCGGGGAGGAGTTCCTTAGATGCTTCTTTTACTACGCATGTGCGACGATATTGGTGCCAACGTCAAGGATAGATGGATGCCGAAACTTATGGCATACcatccatgaagatggtttttgAAACGATGTCAACCGGGGCCAATTTGTTGTTGACCAACTGGTTGAGGGTATTAAACGATTTAAACAACGGAACAGTGTTTGGGTACATGGTTGCATCCTCTTCCTCCAGGTATTGCCCTGTTTTTACATTGATAACTTGGTCACTTTTACATTGTTCACATCACTACCATTAAGTAACGAATCCACATTTGTTTATTTCCATTGTGCAGCTCGACTATGTAATTAAATTCAAGATTCCTGCAGTTCATGTTCCTGTGACAGTGCCCCTCCTCTCCACATGGTTAGATGAGTTGATAAAGGAGTGCTTAGCTGTTGAGATAAGTCAATTTGGTAGTTTCGGACATGGCGAGGTAGCCATTTACTCTACAATCATTTTGTTCTGAAATTTTATGACATCGAAATTGAATACCTTGAAGGTTTATACGTTCTTAATTTGCGTCATGAAATCAATTGTAGGGGTTTGATTATTCGTCACCGCCCCGTACACATGTGGAGTCTGATAGTGGCCCGACAAGTAGTCATGTACGGATACTGTTTGTTACTTTATGCATTAACTCTGTCTGAATGCCATTACAATTAGATTTACTAACTCAATTGTTTGAAACAATTGGttctaaatattttcttcaatatttttatagtaatttatgTGCAAGCTATTCGTTAACATGTCACAGGAACTACTTGAGCAATATTATGCAACAGAACGTGcaataaatcaatatcaaaagGGCATTCAGCACCAGCTAGGCATCATACGTGGTGTGATGCATACATTGGATGGTCGAAAACAACGAAGTCGACCTTCGCCTGCCGTTGGTGACTCAAGCTATGCAACCCATGAATTTTCGTAGCCCGAACCACATTCAGACTATGGCGGAGATGACATCGCTTCCCATGGCACTGTAGACGTACCTAACACACCAATTCGACATCCATCAAATATTGGTAACAGTATGGGGGACATTCATTACTGCATGAATTTGTACATAATAACTCATTATATTACTGTGCATTACGAATTAACTGTTGTTACTCCAAACTAACAGCCGATGAAGAAGTAGTCATCCTTGAACAATTGCCTTTGCAATCTATGGTTGTGGCTCCATCTAATAGGAGTGGCAGGCAATGAAGAGTGCGTCAATTGGCTCCCCATCTATTGTCGTCATTCATAGCGCAACCACAAACCCGTCGGTTTGCCATCAAGATGGACCTCAAAGAAGCA
Proteins encoded in this window:
- the LOC117906579 gene encoding uncharacterized protein LOC117906579, translated to MKMHYTLKFNPRVIQDLEDEDDLDKVVSHSDDFANVYLVDLPCVEAIEPNIPNTELAIGGPPAPFPSSNASCDAILNTIMLSRGFVSRCADSEYTPLKSIRFREAILGSGHTFKNAEEFRNAIYQMSLGGRFEYKYKKNSPTHMSVKCLVEGCPWKITAHAVEGNVILRVHTYQVNHNHIAQDECSSKVKVSSKRGAVVVEDVFRTTRDYLPRQICKDFEHDHGVQLTYNQTLHLKEKAKKRIYGAPRESYTFVPWLCHRLREINPDTIAEYTSDESHFMQLFIAYAFSIQGFIKGCRPVLAIDSCHLSGPYKGAFLSVIAYDADDGMFPLALGVVSSENYEDWCWFLEKLKGVLDGKKVVIISDRH